GCATATGAAGGTCGATCATAACACCCCCCGCGAAGAAAGATGTAATCGTTTAACAAATTCACCGTTCAAGGTCAACTGTGAAGGATGCCTCGCATTTTCCACACCCCGTGCACAGCACAGGGGCATGGCCGATTCTTTCTCTATTTTCATATATTTTCATCTATGCTATATGCTGAACCGAAGCGTTCAAAACATTGGATACCGTGACGGCATGGGGACAATCATCGGAAGATACATACTGAGAGAAATTTCGCTGCCATTCTTTCTCATGCTTTTTATCCTGACCTTCGTGCTCATCATGGGCAGGATACTGCAGCTCATGGACCTTATGGTCAACAAGGGGATCGGCCTGCCGGTGATCCTGGAGCTTCTGGGGTGCCTTGCCCCCTCATTCCTGGTGCTGACGATCCCCATATCTCTCCTGATCTCCATTCTCATCGGTCTGGGAAGACTCTCCGGCGACAATGAGCTCATTGTTCTGAAGTCATCGGGGATCAGCCTGTATCAGTTGATCCCGCCCGTTGCCGTCCTGACCGTTCTTGCCCTCATCGTCACCGCCGTGACGGGGATTTTTCTGGCACCGGCGGGCAACCTGAAAACGAAGACGCTCCTGTTCGAGATCGCAAAGCAGAAAGCCAGCGTCGGCATCAAGGAAAAGGTTTTCAACGACGATTTTGGCGGTCTCATTCTCTACGCCAACACCATCCCGGTCCACGGGGACTACATGGAGGGCGTCTTTATTTCCGACAGCAGGCTCGGGAAAGACCCGGTCACCATCATCGCGGAAAAGGGGTACCTGGTGTCAAACCTCGAATCGATGACCGTCATGCTTCGGCTCGAAAGGGGGAGCACGCACTCCGTCGACGATGCCTTCCAGCGATACCAGAAAATGGAATTCAGCACCTACGACGTCCAACTTGATTTTGAGGAGACGATGGGGGAAGGCGGCAAAAAACTGAGAAAAGATGAAAAGGAAATGACCATTGCGGAGTTGCGGGGAAAGCTCATGGACCCGAAGCTGAAACCCCGCACGAGGCGTGAAATGATCATTGAACTGCATTCCCGGTTCGCCATTCCCCTGTCCTGCATCGTATTCGGCATCCTGGGCATCCCCCTGGGCATATCGAAACACCGGAGCGGCAAGTCCCGGGGGTTCGTGGTGGGAATATTCATCATCATGACCTATTACGTTCTTCAGTTAAGTGGTATCGCCCTGGGAGAGACGGAAAGGATACCACCCGCTGTCGGCCCCTGGGCACCGAACATTCTTCTAGGCTGTCTCGGCATCTATCTCTTTTTCATGGCGGCACGGGAGCGGACCGTTCTGCCCTTTGATAACCTGAGCGGCGAGTCATTCCGACGGTTCATGATGGAACGTATCATGAAGAAACGATAACTCAGGGGATATCTCCATGCGCATTCTTGACCGCTACATATCAAGGGAATTTATCAAGACATTTCTGCTGATCATGGTATCGCTGGTCGCACTCTACCTGATCGTGGATTTTTTTGAACGCCTCAGGATGTTTCTGAGCCGGGATGCAACGGTACTCCAGGTGGTTTCATATTTTTTCTTCACCATTCCCATGATCGTCACCCAGATGCTTCCGGTGTCCTTTCTCCTCGCGGCCCTGATCACTTTCGCCATCCTCTCGAAGAACAGCGAGATAACGGCGATACGGGCCAACGGTATCAGCCTTTTTCGCCTTTCCCTGCCGGTCATCGTCCTATCCATCGCCGCATGCTTTCTGTCGTTCGTCCTCAGCGAGTTCATCACCCCGGCAGCCAATGAGCGGGCGAAGTATATCAAGCTCGTGGAAGTGCAGAAAAAAAAGAAACTCGGCTCCTTTACCCAGAACGAGATCTGGTACCGGGGAGATGACGGCATCTACAATTTCGCCGTTTATGACCCTGAAAAAGCAATGCTCAAAGGGGTCCGTATCTATTACCTCGATCAGAACATGCATCTTGCCAGGCGGATCGACGCCAGGAAGGCCCGGTGGGAAGCAGGTCGCTGGATCTTCGACGATGTCATGATCACCACCTTTCCGGAAGAACCCGGTTCCTTTCCGCGGATCGAACGATATTCGACGACAGAGATCGATCTTCCAGAACAACCCTCGGATTTCCTGATCGTTCAGAAGGACACCGATGAAATGGGGTTTTTTGAACTGAGGAGTTACATACGCAAGATCCGGTCTGAAGGATACGACGCTACCCGTTACATAACGGACATGCACGGCAAGATCGCCTTCGCTCTGGTCAATGTTATCCTCGGTGTTCTGGGAATTTCCTTCTCGCTGCGGACGGAAAGGAGCGGCGGGATAGCCCGCAGCATCGGAACGGGGATCATAATCGGGTTCTCATACTGGATAGTCTTTGCCTTCGCTGTTTCCCTCGGCCGCTCGGGGAGCCTCCCTCCCCTGCTCGCCGCGTGGGCGGCAAACCTGATCCTCGGCCTGGTGGCGGTCGTCTCTTTTATGCGGGTGAGAACATGAACATGGTGGTCGCAAAAATCATGTTCGAAAAAATTATTGACAGAAAAGTCCGATATACATATAGTATCGCCCTCAGAGTCGGAGCACCGGTCATACCCGATGGCCGGTGGATAATGAAACAGATCAGTGCTGGGGGATCGTTCAATGGTAGGACACCGGACTCTGACTCCGTGAATCAAGGTTCGAATCCTTGTCCCCCAGCCATATGAAAACAAGGAGCGGCCACACAGTGACCGCTCTTTTTTTTGCTGATACTGGCCCTATACGGGGGTCATGTCTTGCAATATGACATCTCCAGCGGCTGAGGTATACGATGCGCCTATTGGAGGGGGAAGAAGGAGGATAAATATCATGGTTGACTGGAATATGGCGGTGAGGATCGCCGCGGGTGGTTTCGGTCTGGTGTTTCTGCTCCTTACCATGCTGGCCTGTTCGGTATGGGTCACGAAGGAACTCCTGGAGCGGATCGAGAAGCGCGGCGGCGACAGGAAACAAGCGTAACGGATTCAAGGCTCACGACGGGCGGCTTGCGGGCATGCCGGTCCATGAGCCTGTGAGCATAACGATACGACAACGAGGGATGGCCGTGTTTGGATTACTGGAAAGCGGATTTCAGTTGTTTACCTGGGGCAACGCCCTGATGATACTCATCGGCCTGGGGTTGATCTACCTGGGCGTGGCGCGGAAGATGGAGCCCTTGCTTTTGGTCCCCATCGGGTTCGGCATCATGCTGGTGAACCTGCCGCTGGGTGGCATGATGGACTACGAGCTGCTGCTCCGGGCGCCGCAGCCGGGCGTAGTCATGGAGGTGGATGCCCGGAGGGGAGGCACCTTTACGAGCGGGGATGCCCTGGTCACCCTGGACACGGGGGCGATCGCCGCCCCGGTGTACGGCCGGGTGGACGAGCTGCGGGTGGCGAAGGGCCAGGTAGTGACGAAGGGCCAGGTGGTCGCCCGGCTAATCACGACAGAGCAGACGGACCAGGCAGTGCTGCCCACGAAGCCCATCGGGCTGCTGTCGCGGATCTTTCATTTCGGGGTCATGTGGCAGCTCCTGCCGCCACTTATGTTCTTATGCCTGGGGGCACTGACGGACTTCGGTCCCATGCTGGCCAATCCCAGGACGCTGCTGCTCGGTGCCGCGGCACAGTTCGGCGTGTATTTTGCGTTCTTTTTGTCGCTCTTTTTCGGGTTCAGCCTGCCCGAGGCCTCGTCCATCGGGATCATCGGCGGTGCCGAGGGGCCGACCACCATCTACGTCACGTCCGTCTTGGCGCCCCACATCATCGGGGCCACGGCGGTGGCCTGTTATTCCTACATGGCTCTGGTACCGGTGATCCTGCCGCCGGTGATCAAACTGCTGACCACGAAAGAGGAGCGGCGCATCTACATGAAGCCGCAGTTGCGGAAGGTCTCCCAGCGGGAGAAGATCCTCTTTCCCCTGGTAACCACCATCATCGTCATCCTCTTCGTGCCGTCATCGGCGCCGCTCATCGGCTGTTTCATGGTGGGCAATCTCTTCCGGGAATGCGGGGTGACGGAGCGGCTCACGAACACGGCGCAGACGGCCTTCGTGGATATCATCACCATCTTCCTGACGCTGGCCATCGGCGCCTCCATGCCGGCGGAGAACTTTCTCCAGCCCCGGACGCTTCTGATCCTGGTGCTGGGGGTGGTGTCCTTTGCCTCGGCGGCGGCGGCGGGGGTGTTGCTGGCGAAGTTCATGAACCTCTTTTTGAAGGAGAAGATCAATCCCATGATCGGTGCGGCGGGGGTATCGGCGGTTCCCATGTCGGCCCGGGTGGTGCAGGTCATGGGGCAGCAGGAGAACAAGAAAAACTTCCTGCTCATGCATGCCATGGGACCGAACGTGGCGGGCGCCATCGGCGCGGCCATCGCCGGCGGGGTCTTTATTGGTATCCTTGGCTAAATAAAGTAGTACAGTATTTTTCTTCAAAACAAATGAAGGAGCAAGGCAATGATCGTTCGTCACTTCACGGATGTCACGGCGGAACAGATAGCTGACGGGTTCCGGAAGCGGGTGGTAATCGGACAAAACGAAGGCGCACCGAACTTCATCATGCGCGTTTTCGATGTGGAACCGGGATTCTCAAGCCCGTTTCATGAGCATTTCTGGGAACATGAGATTTTTGTGGTCAGCGGCGAAGGGTATATACGCAACGGACAGGAAGAGGATCTCCCTCTTGGGGCCGGTGATACCATCTTTGTGCCGCCCTATGAAAAGCACTGCATGGTGAACAAAGGCAGTGATATTTTCCGGTTCGTCTGTCTCATCCCGGTCGGCGCTGAAAATTGAAATATCTTATTACTGCATCAACTCGCCTACCAGGTCCAGATAATCAATGAGGAGACGGGTGATCAGGAACCTTTCACGTACCGATTCCTTCGCCCTGCGGCCGATCTCCTGAGCCAGCTCACGGTCCCGCAGGAGGGTCACTATCCGATCCGCAAAGGCATTGTTGTCATGCGGTTCAACGAGGAAACCGTTTTCCCCGTCCTCTATCTGGAGGGGGATCCCCCCCACCCTCGAGGCGACCACCGGCGTCCCTTTCCACATGGCTTCAGTCACCACAAGTCCGAATCCCTCCTTCTGGGATTTCTGGATAATGGCCGACGAAATCCGCTGAAGCACGTTTATGAAGATAAAATTCGAGGCGATCGGATCGCTCACAAGGATCACATCGCCTGAGGCAAGCAGATTCTTGGCGTCCCGCTCTGTCTTTTCATACATCCTCAATCCCTCGGGATCGTCGGTCGCGATGTTCCCACACAGAACCAGCCGGCAGTCGATCTTTTCCTTGACCTGCTTGAAGACCTGTATCACCCCTCCGGGGTCCTTCCATTTGTCGAAACGGGATATCTGGGTGATAAGCGGCTTGTCCGTCTTGATCCTATACTTGCCGAGATACCGTGACAGGATCGTGTCGGTAAGCTCCATGTTCTTCGCCGTCAGGGGATCGATGGCAGGATGGATGATCCGCTGTTCTATGGGTATGTTATGCCGGACATAGGAATCATTGGAAACGATCATAACATCGTATTTGCGCACAAAAGTACTGAGGAAATCCCACAGGGACGGGTTCGGGTTCGACAGGTCCACATGACACCGCCACACCCAGGGCTGCCGTTTTTTATAAAAATTGACCAGCGCGACCGGTTGCGGATCATGAACGATGACACAATCATGGTCCAGGTGAGTGTACTCGGCGAATTTTTCATTCGTCTGGAGGTAGAGGGATTTTTTCCGTGCGGTGAAATTGATATCATCGCCTTGAAGTGCATTATGAAACTTCTTCGTGATCTCGAAAAAATCCGGATAACCGTGAAGGGTCCTCCACCCGGCGTCAATGCCGATATTGTTCATCAGCGGCACAAGGCTGTTCAGGATCTCCGCCACCCCGCCCCCCTGAAAGGTGGAGTTTATATGCAGGAGGTGTTTGCCGTAGAGCTTCCGCACTTTTTTACGTATCTCCGAGATCGTTTTTGTCCCCACGATGTCCTGGTATCTTTCGATATCAATCATTCCGCTTTCCTCCGTCCCGCAATTCTTCAAGGAGAGAAATGACATCATTCTGAGATTTCAGGTTGAATCGTGCAGATGTCGGGCCAAGTCCCACCTTGAGTGAATAACCCCATTTGGGAATGACCGAAAACATGTCCTCGTCGGTCCGGTCATCCCCGATCGCGAGGATGAAGTCCCATTCATGTTTCGCGATCCAGTGCATTGCCATGCGCCCCTTATTGATCCCTCTGTGTTTTATCTCCACCACCTTGTTGCCCTCGAGTATCTGCAGATCAAGATTCGCCGTCAGATGCATGAGATCGTCGATCAATTCCCTCACGCGGATCGTGCTTAACTCAGAGCTTGTTTTCCGATAATGCCAGACCAGGGAATACTCCTTTTCCTCAATAAATGAACCGGGGGTCCTGTCCATGTAAAGTTCGATTGTCGGGTAGATCTCGGCTTTCCAATCATCATTGAGCGGTTCCGCCATTTCCCATGTACCGTCCCTGATCCAGGCTCCATGCTCCGCCACGAGACCCACCGGAAGTTTTCCGAACCAGTCGTCAAGGACCTTCCGGTCACGTCCACTGATTATCACTGTCCGGTTTCCCGGGGCATTCGCCAGATCAATGATCAACCGCATGAGATCTTTTCCCGGTTTTGCCTCTTCAGGTTTGTGATGAAAAGGAACCAGCGTGCCGTCATAATCCAGAAGAAGCAGCCGTTTCGACGCGCGCCGGCAATCGGCAAGCAGCGCCTGTCGCGACGAATCGATGAGTTCGTTGCTTCGCATCTCACGCTGGCGGTCCTTCACGTCCTCGAGCCTTTCGATGAATTCACCGGCCCAGCGGCTCACGGTATACCGTTGCAGTCGAGACCGCATCACCCTGTTTTGCTGAACTCTTTCATTTTCGCTCATCTTCAGGGCCCTCACCAGCGCGTCGGTCACTTCCTCACGGTTATTGGGATTAACGATGATCGACTCTCCGAGTTCCTTCGCCGCCCCGGCCATCTCGCTCAGAATAAGGACTCCGGCGCCGTCCGTTTTCGAGGCGAGATACTCTTTGGCGATCAGGTTCATGCCGTCCCGGACCGGAGTGACAAGGCAGACATCGGCCAGGTTATAGAGGGCATTCAGTGTTGTAAAGGGAAGAGAGCGATACAGGTACCAGATTGGAGTCCAGCCGATGGTTCCGTATTTCCCGTTGATCATGCCGACCAGTTCATCGATGTGCCGTTTCAGTTGCTCGTAGTGCTCGACCTTCGTCCGGGACGGAACAGCCAGCAGAATGAGAACGACCTGCTCTCTGAATTCCGGATGCTCCTTAAGGAATTCATCATAGGCTTCGAGCCTCAGAGGAATACCTTTGGTATAATCCAGACGATCGACCGACAAAATGATCCTGTAGCCGTGAAGGCGTTTCCTGAAGTTGTGAAGGTCCCTCTGTACCTTCGGATTCTCAATGGCCTTCGCAAAGCGCTCATAGTCGATACCCATCGGAAACGTGTCGACACGGATACGTCTGTTCCCGGCGGTAAACTGTCCCAGGTTATTGTCGTATCCGAGAACGCGGTGGACACTGCTTAAAAAATGGCGCGCATAATCATAGGTGTGGAATCCGATCAGGTCCGAACCCACAAGTCCCTCAAGGAGCTGCCTTCTCCATGGCAGCATTCGAAACAATTCATAGGATGGAAAGGGTATATGGTGAAAATATCCAATTGTTACTTCCGGATTTTCCTCTCTGATAAACTGCGGGACGAGCATCAGCTGATAGTCATGGACCCAGATAAGATCGTCTTCACGAAGGATTTCGGAAACCTCGTGGCTGAACCGCTCGTTGACGTGACGGTAAGCCTGCCAGTACCGGGTATCGTGCACAACGAACTGAGGAAAATAATGGAAGAGAGGCCACACGGTCTTGTTGCTGAATCCCTCATAATAGAGGCTGACATCCCTTTGAGAAAGAAAGAGGGGATGGCAGTTGAACTCTGATTTCAGCCGTTCAGTGATCAATTCTTTTTCGTCGCCGCCGAGTTTGTCGCTCGCTATGCCGGGCCAGCCGACCCAGACGCTTTCATGGCTCTGATAGAAGGAGCTCAATCCCGTCGCGACACCGCCGGCGCTCTGGCGGTAATAGAATGTTCCTTTCCTTTTTTCTATCGTTACGGGCAATCTGTTCGATACGATCAGTATCCTTTTCATGGCTCATGTTTTCTCTGTCTTTTGAATGCCTTGTGACACTCCCCGGCAATCGCGTGAGGCGATCACGCGAACCCGCGACATCTCTTACCGGTTCGGTCAAGCCGGCCTGGGTGATGTTCATTATGCCAGCATATTCCGGGCCTGCTGTCAAATCGGGGAGAGTGTTCGGGGGCTGCATCCTTCACGCGGTCCATCATGAAACCCCGCCCTCAGTTTTGTGCAATGTCGCACGGAACAGAGGGAGTGAACCGGGATAGTTTCTCCGGATGAAATCGATCATTTTCTCCCGGACCGTGCATCGCAGTTCCCATGCCTTCGAGGAGTCGACGGCGCTGACGAGGGCCCGCAATTCCATTACGCCCTCCTTCAGGTCCGTTACCTGAAGAGCGCATACCCGGCCGTCCCACGTGTCGGTCTGGCGAACGATCCGTTCCAGCTCGCTTCGCAGAGGGGACACGGGCATGGTGTAATCGACCAGGAAATATACCGTTCCCAGAATTTCCGAGGTGGTCCTCGTCCAGTTCTGAAAAGGGTGCTCGAGAAAATAGATGATGGGCAATACAAGTCGCCGCTGGTCCCAAATTTTGACCACGACATAGGTCAGGGTAATCTCTTCTACCCTTCCCCACTCATTTTCAACGACAACTACATCATCAAGGCGTATGGGCTGTGTCACGGCGATCTGGATTCCCGCAAGAAGATTGGCAATGGTTTTCTGGGCGGCGACGCCAACGATGATACCGATGATACCGGCCGACGCCAGGATGCTGGTACCGACCTGGCGCACCGACCCAAAGGTCATCAATACGATCCCCAAACCAAGGATGGAAACAATGACAACGATGACACGCTTGATGATCCGTATCTGGGTGGTAACTGCGCGCGCCCTGAGGTTGTCTTTCGCGGATATGTCGAACTTGCTGAGCAGATACATCTCAAAGACCGACGTCATTGTAATGAGGAACCATACCAGTGAGGTTATCAGAAGGAGACTGAGCAACTGCTTGAAAAACGTCATGTGCTGACCGGAAATACCCGTGATGGGAGAGACATAATACAGGACAAGCACAACAATGAACAGCCGTGCCGGTCCCCTGCCGTATCGGATCACGGAATCGTCCAGTGTGGATTCCGTCCGTCGCGAAAGACGGTCCCCCATTTTAAAGAGTGCGAAGTGGATGATAAGTGCAACAAGAATGGACGCACAAATAACACCGAGTCCAAAAATAAAACTTTCCGCGGAATGAGCAAGCCCTTCCATGGGAACGATCCCTTCGTGAAAAAAGTATTGTCATGAAGAATGGAAATCAGCGGGGCACATTATCTGTGTGGTGAATTGAGACCGGATTGCGAGACCTGTCGACGCTCACGTGTTCGTTTGATTCCCATATAATGGTTATATTTATATGATATCCAGGGGGTGGACGTCAAGGAGCGGTTTCGAGAGATCGTGGCCTGACCGACCGGGGTTCCACTTTCTAACCCTTTGCGACTATCTTTCCCCAGGTATCCCGAAGCGGTACGACCCTGTTGAATACAGGCTTTCTGGGCCCCGTATCTTTCAGGTCCGCGCAGAAATAGCCGAGTCGCTCGAACTGGTATCGGCTTCCCGGCTCGGCGTTCACCAGGCTTGCCTCGACGGGGCAGGAAGGAAGGATCTCCAGGGATGAGGGATTCAGGTACGTGAGGTAATCGTCGCTTTCGCCGGCCGGATCGGCGACAGTGAAGAGCCTGTCGTAGAGACGCACCTCAGCGGAAACAGAGTGCTCGGCCGACACCCAGTGAATGACCCCTTCCACCTTTCTGCCGTCACGGGGCAGCCCGCTCAGTGTTTCGGGATCATAGGTGCAGTGAAGTTCGATTATTTTTCCTGTTCGTTCATCCTTCACCATGCGCTCATACTTGATGACATACGCGTTCCTCAGTCGGACCTCCCGGTCCGGCCCGAGCCGGCGATATTTCTTCGGCGGGTCCTCGTGAAAATCATCCTGTTCGATATAGAGCGTCCGTGAAAAGGGGACCCTGCGAACTCCCATGGCGGGATCCTGGGGATGGTTCGGGACCTCGAATTCCTCGACCCGGTCCTCCGGGTAATTATCGATGACGACCCGCAGGGGACGCAGGACCGCCATGGCCCGCGGCGCCGTTTCGTTCAGGTCTTCGCGAACACAGTGTTCGAGCAGCGCCAGGTCTATCAGGTTATCGTTCTTGGCCACCCCGATGGTCGTACAGAAGTTCCTGATCGCCCGGGGCGTGTAGCCCCGTCTGCGCATCCCGGCCACTGTTGGCATACGCGGATCATCCCACCCGGCGACCTGGTTCTTCCTCACCAGTTCGATGAGCATCCGCTTGCTGAGAACGGTATAACTCACATTGAGGCGGGCGAATTCTATCTGCTGCGGGCGACTTCCTTCTATCAACTGCTCGACGATCCAGTCATAGAGAGGACGGTTGTTTTCGAACTCAAGGGTGCAGATCGAATGGGTGATCCCTTCAAGTGCGTCGGAAAGACAGTGGGCGAAATCATACATGGGGTAGACGACCCATTTCATTCCCGTCCGGTAGTGGGGTTCCCGCTTTATCCGGTATATGACGGGATCGCGCATCACCACGTTCGGAGAGGCCATATCGATCCTGGCACGGAGCACATGGGCGCCGTCCTCGAATTCCCCGGCCCGCATCCGCTTGAAAAGGTCCAGGTTTTCCTCGACCGAACGGTTCCGGTACGGGCTCTCCCTTCCCGGTTCGGTGAATGTCCCCCTGTATTCCCGGATCTCGTCCGCGTTCAGACTGCACACATAGGCCTTGCCGGCCCTGATCAGTTCGACGGCGAAATCATAGAGGGCTTCAAAGTAATCCGATGCGTAATAGAGACGGTCTTTCCAGTCAAACCCAAGCCAGCGGATATCCTTCATGATCGATTCAACGTATTCAAGGGTCTCTCCACTCGGGTCCGTATCATCGAATCGAAGATTGCAGGTACCTTTGTACTTTTCAGCGGTGCCGAAATTCAGGCAGACGGATTTGGCGTGGCCGATATGGATATATCCGTTCGGCTCCGGCGGAAAACGGGTGGCCACCCTTCCCTCGTTCTTTCCCACCTCAAGGTCTTTATCAATGATCTCATGAATGAAATTAACCGGTGCCAAGTTCGACTTCTCTGCCATGAATATGCAACTCCTCTTTATATGGGCGGTCCCGGTAACGTTCGCACGGCGGCTGAGAAAAAAAGGCCGACGGCCACCGCCGCCGGCCTCTCCAGCCTGTGTTTCCTTATGTGCCCATTTCCCAGGAACTCAAATATTTTTCCTGCTCCGGTGTCAGAGTATCGATGGCAACACCCATGGCCGCCAGTTTCAACCGGGCGATCTCCCTGTCTATCTCCTCAGGAACGCTGTATACGATCTTCTCGAGCGATCCACCGTGTTTTACGAGGTACTCGGCCGCCAGTGCCTGATTGGCAAAACTCATGTCCATAACGCTCGACGGATGTCCCTCCGCCGCGGCGAGATTGATGAGCCGGCCTTCACCAAGGATATACACGTGCCGGCCGGTCTCCAGTTCATAGTCGTCGATGAAATCCCTGATCCGGCCATGGTAGACGGAGATCTTCTTCAGACCCTCGATGTCGATCTCCACATTGAAATGGCCCGAATTCGCGACGATGGCGCCGTCCTTCATCTTCTGAAAATGTTCCGTCCTGATGACATTGATATCGCCGGTGAGGGTACAGAAGAAATCGCCGATGCCGGCCGCTTCACCGATCGGCATGACCCGGAATCCGTCCATGACGGCCTCCAGCGCCCTGAGCGGGTCCACTTCGGTGACAACGACATTCGCCCCCATGCCGTTCGCCCGCATGGCGAGGCCCTTCGAGCACCAGCCGTAACCGCAGACGACAAAAACGGAACCGGCGATGAGCCGGTTCGTGGCACGGATGATCCCGTCAATAGTGCTTTGACCCGTTCCGTACCGGTTATCGAAGAAATGCTTTGTCTTCGCGTCATTCACGGCGACGAGGGGGAATTCCAGGACCCCTTTCTCAGCCATCGCCTTCAGCCGGATGACACCGGTCGTGGTTTCCTCGGTCCCGCCGATTATCCCGTTGATAAGGTCACGGCGCTCGGAATGGATCGTCGATACCAGGTCGGCTCCGTCATCCATGGTAAGATGGGGTTTCAGATCAAGGACCGTATGGATATGGGCGTAATAGGTATCCCGGTCCTCACCCTTGATGGCATTGACGGGGATCTCATGATACTTGACGAGATAGGCCGCCACGTAATCCTGCGTGCTGAGAGGATTTGATGCGCACAGGGATAGCTCGGCGCCTCCCGCCTGCAGGGTCTCCATGAGGCTTGCCGTTTCAGTGGTCACATGGAGACAGGCAGCGAGGCGGGTCCCCGCGAGGGGTTTTTCCGCCGCGAAGCGTTTCTTTACGCTGTTGAGAACGGGCATGCTCTTGTTCGCCCAGTCGACGCTGAGTTTTCCCTGCTCGGCAAGGGAAATGTCCTTTATGTCGTATTTCGTCATGATCAGATACCGGCTTCCTTTCTCAGCGCGTTTGCCTTGTCGGTCTTCTCCCAGGGATAATCATCGAGGAAGAGTGACCGGGCGATCTTTCTGTAGGTGTCACCGTTGAGAAGTTCAAAGTTCTCGATCATCGCCCGGGGGGTAAAATCAAAGACCTGCTCGACGATGCGGGATATTTCGCGGTCCGGAAGAACTCCCGTGCCGTATGTATTCACATAAAGCGACATGGGTTTCGCCACGCCGATCGCGTAGGCGATCTGGAGAGAACACTTCCGGGCAAGACCGGCGGCCACCACGTTCTTTGCCGCGTAACGGGTCCCGAACACGGCGGAGCAGTCGACCTTTTCCGGCGACTTGTTCACAATGGACCCGCCGCCGAGTTGCGCGCCGGGATATGCTCCGTAGAGCTGGCAGACGAGTTTCCGGCCCGTTATTCCCGAGTCGGCGGCGCTGCACGAATGAACGGCCTGCCACTCGCCGGTCGGGTTGAAGAGGAATTCCGTCCCGTCATCCACCCACTCATCCAGGCACTCAAAGGCCATCTTTTTCGCTATGGACTCCACTTCGTTACTGGTCGTCACGTACCGGTAATCGATGGCGTTCGACATAAGGACCTTTGCCACCCTGAGGGGTTTCATGGTCTCGTCATCATACTCGACAGTGACCTGGCCCTTTCCGTCCGGGGCGAACACGGGATTGTCGCAGTTCTCAAAGACCTTCATCATCTTGTTGACAAGGACATAGGTCAGGGGAAGTAGTTCCGGGGTTTCATCACAGGCGAACCCGAACATGATGCCCTGGTCGCCGGCCCCGATCTCCTTGTATTTACCGAGGTCAGCCCTCGTTCCTATGTTGATGTCCGGAGACTGGGGGATGATGGCATTGAACACGCCCATGGAATGACCGTTCAGTCCGACGGCGGCATCGTTATATCCCAGAGCAAGAACGGTTTTTCTGATGGACCGTTCGATATCCACGTATATCCTCGTTGATACCTCACCGCCGAC
The genomic region above belongs to Deltaproteobacteria bacterium and contains:
- a CDS encoding methionine adenosyltransferase, yielding MLITAEAVKVGHPDVVADTIAANLIAEILDKEKQEGMDINTMPHCGLEVFLGKGYCIVGGEVSTRIYVDIERSIRKTVLALGYNDAAVGLNGHSMGVFNAIIPQSPDINIGTRADLGKYKEIGAGDQGIMFGFACDETPELLPLTYVLVNKMMKVFENCDNPVFAPDGKGQVTVEYDDETMKPLRVAKVLMSNAIDYRYVTTSNEVESIAKKMAFECLDEWVDDGTEFLFNPTGEWQAVHSCSAADSGITGRKLVCQLYGAYPGAQLGGGSIVNKSPEKVDCSAVFGTRYAAKNVVAAGLARKCSLQIAYAIGVAKPMSLYVNTYGTGVLPDREISRIVEQVFDFTPRAMIENFELLNGDTYRKIARSLFLDDYPWEKTDKANALRKEAGI